In Gemmatimonadaceae bacterium, the genomic window TCCGCCGCTGGCAATGGCAGCACAAATGAGCGCACGGTGGGATATCGATTTGTCACCCGGCACCCGCACGGTGCCGCGCGCCTTCATCGAAGCCAGCTCTCCAGCGCCGTGGCATGATCAGTCTTTTCGTCCCGGTACTTCACGATCACTGGTGTCTGCAGAGACAGCCGCTCCTCTTCTCCCCAGCCGCCTTTGATGCGACGTGCACCAGGGACGACCACCGCCCCGGAGGGAATTTCGAGCGATCTCTCACCTTCAGCCCGATAGATCTCTTCCCGCACGAGGTCATAGACCGGCGTGCCGCGCGTAAGCACTACTCCGGCGCCAATCACAGCACGGGACCGCACAACGGTTCCCTCGAAGATCCCGCAGTTCCCACCCACGATGACGTCGTCCTCGATCACGACCGGGACGGCGTTCACCGGCTCGAGCACTCCCCCGATCTGAGCCGCCGCGCTGAGATGCACGCGCTCGCCAATCTGCGCGCACGAGCCGACGAGCGCATGCGAGTCCACCATGGTTCCGGCGCCGACATAGGCGCCGACGTTGATGTACATCGGCGGCATGCAGACCACACCTGGTGCGACGTAGGTCCCTCGACGAATGGATGATCCGCCGGGCACTACGCGAACATTGTCGCGGAGCGTCAGCTCTCGCAGTGGGAAAATATCCTTGTCGAAAAAGCTGAACGCCGCGCTTTGCGAGCCGGGCACCTCGTCCGGCGACATGTCGATCAGCTTCCCAATTCGGAATCCGAGAAGTATGCCTCGCTTGACCCACGGAACCGCGGACCACTTGCCATTGGCGTCGCGCTCGGCGGAGCGCACCTCACCGCTTTCGAGAAGCTGGAGCAGCTCTTCGACAGCGGGGCGGGTGTCGGGCGAGTGGTCAGCCGTCGACGCCGATGCGGCGCTCTCGATGCGCTGCTCGAGCGACTCGAGCGTTGACGACGTATTGCCCGCGGGCGTTGGACTCACTCTCTTGCGAGGGCGCCGACTGCCTCGAGACTCGACCTCAACAACTTGCTGTGGGTGTCGGCAAGCGGCACGAGCGGAAGCCGCAGAACGTTCTTCATCCTGCCCATCAGTGCCAACGCGGCTTTCGACGGAATCGGATTCGATTCGACGAACGCGGCGGTCGTCCACGGCGCGAGACGATGCGAGAGGTTTCGCGCTTGTACGATGTCTCCAAGCGCCAGACACTCCGTGAGCTCCGACACCAGTCGCGGTACGACGTTCGAAGTGACTGAGATAACGCCGTCACCACCTTCTGCCATCACCGGCAGGGTAAGCGCGTCATCGCCGGAGAGGACGCGGAAGCCGGCCGGCCGATTCCGTATGATCTCGCCGATCTGCGCAAGATTTCCCGACGCTTCCTTGACCGCAACGATGTTTTCGTGCTCAGCGAGCTCGAGAGTTGTGGCAGCTTCGACATTGCTTCCGGTTCGGCCCGGCACGTTGTAAACGACGATGGGAATCTGTGCCGCGTCGGCGATTGCGCGGAAATGCGCGACGATCCCGCGCTGCGGCGGCTTATTGTACATCGGAGATGTGTGAAGCAGATGCGTTGCACCGGCTGCCTGCATCTCCCTGGACAACTCGATCGCCTTCTTCGTGTCGTTCGATCCCGCTCCGGCGACAATCGGGAGGCGCCGATCGGCCTGCTCGACAGTTATCTCGACAACACGCCGATGCTCCTCGAGCGACATCGTCGCTGCCTCGCCGGTGGACCCGCAGGGGACAAGAAAATGAACGTCCTCCGCGATCTGCCAGTCGACGAATGCGCGAAGAGCGCTCTCGTCGACGCCGCCACTCTCGGTGAAAGGAGTGACGAGCGCGGTACCGCAGCCCGTGAGGTGGCGCCGAGATCCAGGCATCCGCTCAGCCGCTGACACGTCGCGCCGTCCCGTCGCCGGCTTTGGTGAATCCAAGCACATCACGCATCGTGAAAACTCCCCCACCGTGCTTTCCGATGAGCCATTGAGCCGCACGTAGCGCGCCATCGGCGAAGACCCTTCTGTCGCGCGCCTCGTGCCGCAGAGTCATCTGCTCATAGGTACTGTCGAAGATCACCTCGTGCGTCCCAGGTACTGAGCCCGTACGGACGCTCGTGACTGGGACTTCCTTCCTCAGGCCCTTCTCCATGGCTTTCACGATTGCTAGCGCCGTTCCCGAGGGCGCGTCCTTCTTCGCCGAGTGGTGCGTCTCGACAACCGCCGCGGCGAACTCTGGCGCGGCAGCCATGATCTCACCCGCGCGGCGCGTGAGCTCAACGAACAGGTTCACGCCTACGGCAAAATTGGGAGCCCAGAGGACCGCGGCACCGGCCGCATTGGCCTCGTCGGTGATCATGGGCAGAGAATCGTACCAGCCTGTCGTGCCCACGACGACCGGAACCCTGGCAGCGATGCATGCGAGGATGTTCATCACCGCGGCACCGGGCTCCGTGAACTCGATTGCAACGTCCGGATCGCCGAGCGCGCGCTTCGTGATTCCTTTTCCGCTTTTGTTGTGGCCAGAGTCGAGCATCGCACAGACAGTCCACCCGCGCTCCTGCGCCATCTGAGCCACGATGCGACCCATTTTTCCGTCGCCGATAACCGCGATCTGAGGATCGTTCATGAAGCCTGCACCCCTTCCCTGTCGACTGTATGCGATGGCAGCTCCGCGGCGCCGAAGAATTCCCGGTGCAAACGCTCGATGGCCGCATTCACTTCGTCGCCCTCCACGATCACAGTGAGGTTGATGCCTGTTGCGCTCAATGACATCATGTGCACTTTCGTATCGCCAAGCGCAATGAGCGCCCGTCCCATCGCTCCGCCGGCATCGCCGATACCGGCGCCGACGATGGCGATGATTCCGCGGTTTCTCTCGATCGACACGTCGCCAAGCGATCGCAGATCGACGAGCAGCGTATCCAGCCGTGCCGGATCATCGACCGTGACGGAAACCGACACCTCGGATGTGGCGACCACGTCGACCGACGTCTGGTGTCGCTCGAAGATCTCGAACACTCTGCGCAGAAATCCGTGCGCGAACAGCATTCGCGGAGCCGTCACCTTGATGAGAACGACATCGGCCTTGCCGGCAATTGCACTGACCGGCCTGTGGGGTGCGTCGAAGGTGATTCGCGTTCCTTTTCCTTCCGGCTTCCGCGAATTGTAGATGAAGACGGGAATGCCGAGCTTTACTGCCGGTGCAATCGTGTTCGGATGCAGCACTTTTGCTCCGAACGAAGCGAGCTCGGACGCCTCGTCGAATCGGATTTCCTCTATGAGGTGAGCACCGCTCACGACACGCGGGTCAGCGGTCAGTATGCCGTCGACGTCGGTCCAGATCTCGATCGCGTCGGCCTGCAGCGCGGCGCCGATGAGGGACGCACTGTAGTCGGAGCCGCCGCGTCCAAGCGTCGTTGTCACACCCTCGGCCGTCGCGCCGATGAACCCTCCGAGAACCGGCACCTTCGAATCCGTTACGAGCGGCATGATCTGCTCCCGCGCGCGCTCGGCGATTGCTGTCGTCTGAGGCTCCGCCTGCATGAACGCAGCATCGGTGATCATCACTTCCCGCGCGTCGAGATGGACCGCCGGCAATCCCCGGAACTGAAAAAAAGCGGTCACGAGCTGCGACGATGCCTCCTCGCCGAAAGCAGCAATGGCGTCGAGCGACCGCGGCGTGACGTGACCGAGCACCGACAGCGCTTCGGCCAGCGAGGCGAGCTCATCGAAGATCGCGCTCAGGTCGCCCGCGATATCGTTCTCGACCGGTGAGCCGCCAAGCAGCTGCTCGCATTCCTTGAGATGCCGATCACGAAGTGTCTCTACTCCCCGCAGGGCGCCAATCAAATGGCCTTTCGCGGACTGCTCTCCGACCGCGAGCAGAGCGTTTGTCGCTCCGCCGAGCGCGGATACCACGACGACCGGCTGGCGCTCGAGGCGTGCTTCGACGATATCGGCGGCGCGCCGGATTGCCGCCGCGTCACCGACGGACGTTCCGCCGAACTTGACGACAATCACGCTGGAGGAAGCTTGCCTGTCGCCGCGAGAAGCTCCGCGTTCAGCACGGAGCCGCCCGCTGCGCCACGAATTGTGTTGTGCCCGAGCGCCACCATTCGCAGGTCGAGTATCGGATCACCGCGCACTCTGCCAACAGTCACGGTCATGCCGGCCCCGGCGTCAACATCCCGCCGCGGCTGCGGACGATCGGCGCTGTCCGTGACAACGAGCGGCTCATCGGGCCGGCTCGGGAGAGACCACGTCGACTCCGCGCCTTTCCATGCGCGCAGCGTCTCCAACGCCTGCTCGGGGGTTGGGCGATCGTTGAACGAGGCCGTGATGCACACGGTGTGACCGTGCTCGACAGCAACACGATTTGTCTGGGCGCTGACCTCGAACACGGCGTTTGTCACGCCGCCGTTCTCGAACCGTCCGAGAAGCTTGAGCATCTCACGCTCCACCTTCGGCTCTTCTTCCGATATGTACGGAATGACGTTGCCGAGAATATCGAGGGACGCTACGCCCGGATATCCTGCTCCCGAGACCGCCTGCATCGTCATCATGAAGAGCTTCTCCACTCCGAATCGCTCGTGCAGCGGTGCGAGTGCGACTGCGGCAACCGTAGCCGCACAATTCGCGTTCGTGATGATGGCCCCTTCCCAGCCGCGGTCACGGCGCTGCTTCTCGATGAGTCCGAGATGGTCAGCATTCACTTCCGGTATCACGAGCGGAACGTCGGGCTCCATGCGGAAATTCTTTGCGTTGCTGAGAACGATCTTCCCCGCGCGCGCAAACGCCTGCTCGATTTCGCCCGCAACGCTCGAGTCGAGCGCCGAGAAAACGATTTGCGCCTCCAGGTCCGCCGGGTCGCAATTCCGCACCTCCATCTGCGCGACGTTGCCGGGCATCGCGCCCTCGAGCCAGCGTGCTGCGTCAGTGTACCGCTTGCGCGCACTGCGCTCTGAAGCGGCGACTTCCACAAGCTCGAACCACGGATGATCGGCAAGCAGCCGGATGAACGTCTGCCCTACCGCGCCGGTGGCTCCCAGCACGGCCACTTTCCATTTCCTCCCATTCGGGGGCGAAAGGCGCGCAGTCATGATGCGAGCAGCGTGCGGGCGAGCTTCTCGTACGTGTCGACGCTCGCGCGGAGCTCCTCGATGTCGATGTACTCATCCGGCGTGTGCGCGACGTGGATCGAGCCGGGGCCGAAAAGAAGCGGTGTTCCCCACCGCGTCAGCAGCGGAATGTCCGACGTGTACGCAACCGGGGCGGTCTCGAAGTCGGGAACTGTATGAAAGTGCTGCGCGGGGATATAGGAGCCGAACTCGAGCTCTGCTTTTCCCTTCGCCCATTTTTTTATCATCGCCTTCGTCGGAGCTACATCGCCAACGAGCCGGAGCATCAGCTCGGCCTCGGCGTGTGCGGGGATGATGTTTGCCTCTGTCCCTCCGTGGATCGTGCCGATGTTGACCGTTGTCTCGCCAAGGAGTGGATCGGATGGCAGCGGAAGGTCTCGAATCGTCGGGAGCAGGGCGAGCAGAGGCTCGATCGCCGATTCCCCGAGGTGGGGATAGGCGGAGTGTGCCTCGCGTCCCTTGATGCGGACGGTCACGCGCAGGGATCCTTTCGCGCCGCTGGCGAGCTTGCTCTCGGTTGGCTCCCCATTGATGAGAAATCGACTTTTCGTCGGAAGATTGTTAGCGGCGCGTGCGCCGTCTGAGCCTTTCTCCTCACCTACGACGAAAAGCAGATCGGCGCGCTTCTCACCCGACTTGGTGAGATGATCGGCAGCGGCCATCATCGCCGCGGCGATTCCTTTTGCGTCGCATGCGCCCCGCCCGTACAAGCGCTTCCCTTCCATTCGCGGCGGCAGGTGGGGGGGCACGGTGTCGAGATGCGTGGAGAATGTCACTCCTCCGCCCTTGTGGGACGCCCAGATGTTGCCGCGACCCGGACTGACTTCCTGCACGGTCACGTTCCACCCGCGCTCGACGAGCCACTTCGAGACGAAGTCCACGACCGCTCCCTCGTTGGAGGTAGTCGAGGGAAGCGCGAGCAGCTCGGCCGCCAGAGCCACGACATCTGTCATTTCGTGAAGTTAGCGCGATTTGAAAAGGAAGCGACCACGAAGCACGATCGTCTTCGTGGTCGCTTCCTCGTAATTGGAGAATGAGCTAGACCGCGGGACGCGCGCCGGTCGCCTCGAAGGTCGTCGTAGTGCCCGGCTCAATGCCGCGGACGTGCTCGACGAACATCTGCTGGACAAGAGTGTTCGCTTCACGATTGTAGATGTCGTGGTGGCGCTCGCCGATCTCACCAATTCGCGAGAGCTCGGCGTTGCCGAGCGCACGGCCGCCGTCGCGGAATGTCTTGAACGTGTCCTCTGCCTGACGCGACATCACGATGTCGCCAACAAGACGCAGGAAGTCGCTTTCGCGCGCGGCATCCGCGAGATCGCGCGCTTTCCCGATTACGGCTCCAAGGAGATTCTTCCCCGCGCCGGCTTCTGCGCCGAGTGTCTGCTGATAGTCCTCCAGCATCCGCTGATGCTCGCGGACGTTCGGTATATGGCGGCTGCAGAGATCGCGAAAGCGGCTGTCGTCCGCCTGCTTCTCGTGATCCTCCAGCGCCTCGAGAAATACCTTGTGCTGCGCGACGGCGTTGTTCACCTGGCTTTTCAGAAAGTCTATTCCGCGATCCATGATGCGCTCCCGATATGAGACGAATTGCGACCGGATTTTCTAGTCGATTGCGGATAAACTTTGCACAAGGCAGGCCACTGGGAGCGCCCGAAACCGGGGCTACGGACGCGCTCTGACGACGATTACAGCAACATTGTCCGATCCACCGCCGGAGAGGGCCTCGTCCACGAGCTGGCGGGCAACCGCCTCAGCGTTCCCGGACTGCTCCATCAGAGTCTCGATCCGCTCGCTGCTGACGTGCTTCGTGAGCCCGTCGGTGCAGAGCATCATGCTGTCACCAGGCTCGAGGTCAACCAGTCCCACCACCGGGTGGAGCTCCGTTCCGCCTATCGCGCTCGACAGCGCGGCCGCCGGCCTCGCGCGTGCGACCTGCTCCTCGGTCCATGCCCCCATCGAAATCATGTATTCGCCGATGGTCTGATCGCGCGTGAGCTGCTGCAGTCGGCCCCGTCGCCGAACATAGGCGCGGCTGTCGCCGACGTGAATCAGGTACGCCCGCGGCCAGATGAGGAGAACCATCGTAAGCGTCGTCGCCGGAGCCGGTCCGCGTTTCCCGGCGTGCTCTTCGCGGAGATTCTGATCAACACTGCGCACAGTTTCTTCCAGGCGCTCGAAGAGGTCGTGCTCCTTCGACGCCTCGAGGCGGTTGAAGCAGCCGACTGTCTCCGACACGTACTTGAGAAGCGCGGCGATTGCTCCTTCGCTGGCCTGGTCGCCGCCCGGCCCACCGCCGACGCCGTCGGCAACGACGAAAAGGTGCGCGTCGGCCGAGCCAAACCTGTTTGCCAGCGCGTCCGGAGAAAGGCTGGAATGACGGATTTCGACCGATCGGTGAATATCTACGATGAGGAAGTTGTCCTGATTCGATGGCCTGACATGTGAGAGGCGTTTCTCATCTTTGGCGCCCGCTCGGAGGCAATCCGGAAAATCGGTCGAATCTGTTTGAACCTTCTTCATAGGTGCCAGAGGGGCGGTTGCGCAACGGTCACAAAGACGATATTATGCATCGTGCCGAACATACCCCGAATCTGGTTCGAGCAAGTGGCTTAATTGCAGGGACTTACGTTGGCGAAGCTCAGGAGGGTCAAGAGGTCCGGAAAGCGCTCGACTCCGGCGGTTTCCAGGGACGTCAGGATTCGCGAAAAGGATCCTCGTCTCATTTGCGGAAAGGGCACGACGGTCACCCGCGTTTTCCGCGTTGAGGAGAGGTCGAAGGACAGGCGTGTGATGCACCTCGTCTTTCTCGATCGGCACGGCTGGTACTGCGAGCACGGCTCGGAGTGCGAGGCAGTGAAGGACGTCAGAAAGTTCATCAGATAACAATTGCGACTACAAACGGACGGATGAGAGAATGATTGCTGCAAATGACATCTACAAGGCGCCCGCCGACGTGTGGGCGAGACTGGCCGCACCGCTCTCGGGGGCGGCGATATTCTGGCGCCAGGAAGGCAAGCCAATCGCGCGTGACGGGAAATTCTTCGCGCGGTTCGTCGCTTACGTCGAAGCCAATACGGTTCGCGAGCGGCTCGACTCGGTCGTGCCCGGCGAATGGGACCTGACACTGACACCTCTTCCCTCTCTCGTCGCTGACGACTCCAGCGAGGCAACCTGCTCGTTCAAGGCTCGGCTCCAAGTCCTGGGCGTCGTGCGAGAGGATGTTGGAATGGGGCGGGATTACAAGCAGGCCGCGACTGACGCGTTCAAGCGCGCTGCGGTTCGGTTTGGAATCGCTCACCAGCTCTACGCCTACGGAGTGAACTGGGTGGAGCTCGACGGCGACGGCAGGAGCGCGAAGCCGCTCGAGGATCCCGCGGTGGTCCACGCGCGAAGGCTGGGAGGCACGACTCTGCGAGTTGCTGAAGGAAACGGGAGCGCTGCCACGCAGTCTGGGTTGAGCACCCAGGCGCGGCCCACGCTGGCGCTCGATGAGGAACAGTGTCCGAAGTGTGGTGGACGGATGTGGGACAATCGACTCACGAAGCGCAACCCCCGCGCGCCGGATTTCAAGTGTCGCGATCGCTCGTGCGATGGAGTGGTCTGGCCTTCCAAGCCGAGTGAGCAGAAGCCGGCCGAGGCGGCGTCGAGGGATGCGAAAAAGTCGAAGGAGCCCAGTGCGGATTGGCCGCCGCTCAACGGCGCGCCGCTCGTGCCGGACACTGAGCTGCCGTTCTAGACCCTCGGGAGCACAGTACTAACCCATCCAGTAAGCGCGCATACTGGATGGGTTTTGTTTACCGCCCTTGCGCGAAGCCCGCGGCGCTCAGCATTGCCACCGTCGTCGGCAAAAAGAACAATCCTGTGCTGATGTCGGTTATCACCGCGAGCGCAGCGAATGTCGTAGCGATCGCCGCTTCGACGACGCCACGATACCGATTCCGTTTCATAAGAAGCGGTAGTGCGACAATCGCCACCGGGAGGAATACGAAGAAGAAGGAGCTCATCTGCAGAAGGTCGCCGACATCGTTCGGGACTCCCGGCGGGCTCAGATTCGGTGGCTCAAAGATGAATGGTGGCGCTCCCGCCGCCCCACGCGAGCCCGGCTCCGCCTGAAAGGTCACGGTGCTGCTGCTGTGCTGCATCAGCGGCAGAAACGCGAGAGCGGAGAATGCCACCGTCGTGAGCACCATCGCCATGAGCACTGATGAGAACTCATTCGAGGCGAGCCGCGTCTGAAGCTCCGCGACGCGGTGGCGTCCGCGATAATTCCAGCCAATCAGCAGAATTCCTGCGAGCACGAATACGAACGCGTAGGTTTTACCTGCTCCGGCGGCTGTCGTTACCAATCAGTGCCTCCCACTTCTCACCACGAGCTGACTGATGAACCTTCGACTCGGCGTTTGCAAGCTCGTCCTCACTTCACGTCGGCCCGCGATTCAATGTAGAGCGTCGCGCGTCGCGATGCTGCTGGCGGGGATTGCACTCTCGAGCGTCTCTGCCGCGGCGCAGCCCGATCCCTCCCAGGTAACAATAAAGGTGACACCGGTTGCCGCAGGCATCTACATGCTCGATGGCGGCGGCGCTGGCGGTAACATTGCCATATCTGTCGGGAATGACGACGTCTTCATGATCGACGATCAGTACGCACCACTGACTGCGAAGATCAGGGCGGCGATAGCGACGGTGAGCCCCAAGCCTGTCCGCTTTCTCCTGAACACGCATTGGCACGGCGATCACGTCGGCGGCAATGAGAATATGGCAGGCGCGGGCGCGATTATCGTCGCGCACGACAACACCCGCAAGCGCATGACGAAGGAGCAGTTCATCGCGGCGTTCAACATGAAAGTTCCACCCTCGCCCGCCGCCGCGCTTCCGATCGTCACGTTCTCAGAGAGCATGTCGCTCTACCTGAACGGCGACAGCGTGCGGGCCGTTCACTTCCGGAGTGCCCATACCGACGGGGACGTGGTGGTGACATTCGAGAAAGCCGACGTGGTTCACATGGGAGATATTTTTTTCAACGGTTTCTACCCGCTGGTTGATCTCGGGAGTGGCGGATCGGTCGATGGCATTATTGCCGCGGTTGACCAGGTGCTGTCGCGGACAACCGCGCGAACGAAGTTCATTCCGGGACACGGCCCGCTCGGAACCCGTGCTGATCTCGTCAGCTATAGAAACGCGGTAAAAGGGGTGCGGGACCGCGTGGCAGCGCTCATCGCACGTCGTCGGACTCTGGCACAGGTGGTCGCAGCAAAGCCGTCAGCGGCGTACGACTCGAAATGGGGCGGGGGGTTCCTCAAGCCGGATCAGTTCGTGACGATCCTCTACAGCGATCTATCCCGGCGCCGTCGCTGAGATGCCAATGGGCCCGGCGTTTGCTCCCCAGACAGCCGAATATGAGCGATCGCGAGCTCGTGTAACCCGGGACGCCTGCGGCCCGTAAAGGTTTTATGCAAGAAACAAATCAAAAGCAGACACCGAACCAGCCCCTCGCCCCCGGCACCCCCGACGCGCCGGCCGCTCCCATCACGATCACGACCCCTGGGCCCGGCGGAACTACTCAGACGCTCCCGATTCCTAAAACGAGCGCTGAGGTCCGCGACCTCCGAATCCAAAGGCAGGAGCTCTCTGAACAGCTCGCCAATGTCGCTTCACGCCGCCGCGCACTCTCCGAGGAGATACGGGTCGCGCCCGACGGTGCGAGCCGAACCGGGCTGGAGGAGCGCCTTCGTGTACTGGATCAGCGCATCCTGGGGTTCGAGAACGACATTTCCGGAATCAGCCGCCAGCTCGCATCGGCGCCGGCCGAGCTGATCGCGGAGATCGAGAGCGAGAGCCCACCGTCAAGCGGAGGCGATTTCGAGGAAGGATTCTTTGCAGGCGGGTTTACGCTGTTGGGCGTGTTCGTCTTGGTCGCTGCCTATCGGCGCTTTTTCCGGAAGCGCCGGGCCGGCGCGACTCCAGCCAACGTTCCGGCCAACTTTGCTGCTGAATCAGCGCAGCGACTCGAGCGCCTGGAGCACGGAGTCGAAGCGATCGCAATAGAGGTCGAGCGCGTCTCGGAGGGGCAGCGATTTGTAACCAGGCTGCTTTCCGAGCAGGCGCCGGTGCTGGCGTCAAATCGTATTCCGCAGCCCGTAGCGGAGGCAAAAAGCGTCGAGCGGTAAGCCCGTCGTTGCGTGGGCCGCCGGTCGGGACGCATGAGGTGTCCGTCGGCATTCGCTAACAGGCGGAGACGCAGGACCCATGACGATCCTGCCCGCGCGAAGATCTGAACTAAAAGCGTCGAAGCAACGCCGAAGTCGGGGTCGTTATGCTCGGGGCGGGGCTCGAACCCGCATGGGGTTTCCCCCAAGGGATTTTAAGTCCCTTGCGTCTACCAGTTTCGCCACCCGAGCGGCGCATGTGATCTCGTAAGGTAGACGCCGCACTCCGTCGCTTCAACAGTCTGCGGCTGCACTGCTGACTCGAGCGGGCATCGATTCAATTGAAATCTCCGACGGCGGTGGTAACTTCACGAGCGACGCCTCGTCTCCACATTTCCAATTGGATTCCGTGACCGATCTGTTCTTCTCAGCCGCAGCTTTTCTGTGCCTGGATCAGTGGAGCAAGAGGGTGGTCGAGGTCCACGTTGCAGATCGATCCATCGAGTGGAGACTGGGTCTGCGCCTGAGGCGTGTAAGCAGTGCGAGGACGTTCTACAAGCGCCAGCTGGTTCCTGGCTTCCTCGCCCTTGTCTGGCTTGCCGCCCTCGGCTCAGCACTCCTCCTCTACGGTTCGGGCCAGGGTTTCCAAAGTCGCGCAGCGCTGATCGCGCTTGGTGCCGCGTTCGGCGGAGCAGCGGGAAACCTTCTCGACATTCTGCGGTTTCGCGCCATTTCCGATTTCATCGATTTCCGCTGGTGGCCGGCCTTCAATCTGGCGGACGCGCTCATCATCGGTGGGTTGCTCGTCGCCTTCTCGCTGCCCTGAGGAAATCATGAGGCGGGTCATGTTCACCTGGCGTGGATTCACGGTCCACAGCTACCCCGCGATGCAGTACGTCGGTCTGGTTGCAGGAGTCTTTGCTGCCAATGCCGCCGCCTACTCGGCCAACATCGATCCGTTCCGGACGTTCGTCGCAACTTGCATTCTGCTCTTTCCAGCGCTCGCCGGTGCGAGGCTCCTCTTTGTAGCCTCTCACTGGTCGGTTTACAGACAGAATCGTTCGCGCATCTGGAATCGGAACGAAGGGGGCGCGGGTCAGTACGGAGGTCTTCTGCTGGCCGTTCCGCTGTCCGTTCCCCTCCTCCACGCGCTGGATCTGCCGTTCGGTCCCTTCTGGGACGTCTCGATGTTCACGATTCTGGTCGGCATGATCTTCACTCGCGTCGGCTGCCTTCTCAACGGTTGCTGCGGGGGGCGTGCGACAACCTCGTGGTTCAGCATGTACCTCCCCGACGTCCGCGGCGTGTGGGAGCGACGAATCCCTACGCAGCTACTGGAGGCGGCGTGGGCTGTGATTCTGCTGGCGGCGGCAATCGCGATCTGGCCACATCTCCCTTTCCCGGGCGCTCTGTTGCTCCTGGTGAGCTCGGGCTATGCCGGCGGACGACTTGTACTGGAATCCACGCGCGCATCAATGCGGCACGGAGAGAGATTCACGCTTCACCACGCGGTTTCGCTGCTGATAATCGCGCTTTCAGTCGCCGCGATCACCATCCGCGGTCCCGAATAACAGGAGGAATCCGATGCCGAATCCGCTGACAGGTGACTTCGACATAGTTGCGCAGTTTTCCATCCCGGTCGTGAACCGGCTGCTCGCCGCGATGCATCGGATCGAGAGATTTCCCCACTCGTTGACGGTCCGCGTCAACGACGATCCTCCGCCCGGTTCACGATTCGACATGCCCACCCTGGTCGGTGTCATGGACGCCTACGGCGACGCGACTTCCGATCACGATCGCATTCCTCCTCCCGTCGCGTTTCCGCCCCCACGCGGGCTGGGAGGGTTTCATGCCGGAGTCGATTCGGTAGTGAACGCGAACATAGCCGGTGTGAACCTTGAGCCGCTCACTCCCAGCCGGCTGCAAGGTCGTGCGCAAGTTCAAATTTCTCCTCCAACGATGGAGATCGCCCACCCGTCGGGCAGCCAGGTTACTGTGCGCCTCGGCCTCATGTGCAGGTACTTTCCCGATCCGAACACAAATCCGGCAGCCGAATTCGTTCGCGGTGAGTTAGTGATTACGGCGCCGGTGAGCACTGCCGCGTCACAGGTGGCGAACGTCGTCGCTATCGACATCAAGGCCAACACGGCACAGATCAGTTTCGCGCTCCAGTGGTCGAGTCGTCCTCTCACCGCAGAGGATCGGGCGGGGATCGAT contains:
- a CDS encoding prolipoprotein diacylglyceryl transferase family protein; translation: MRRVMFTWRGFTVHSYPAMQYVGLVAGVFAANAAAYSANIDPFRTFVATCILLFPALAGARLLFVASHWSVYRQNRSRIWNRNEGGAGQYGGLLLAVPLSVPLLHALDLPFGPFWDVSMFTILVGMIFTRVGCLLNGCCGGRATTSWFSMYLPDVRGVWERRIPTQLLEAAWAVILLAAAIAIWPHLPFPGALLLLVSSGYAGGRLVLESTRASMRHGERFTLHHAVSLLIIALSVAAITIRGPE
- a CDS encoding Rad52/Rad22 family DNA repair protein, with product MIAANDIYKAPADVWARLAAPLSGAAIFWRQEGKPIARDGKFFARFVAYVEANTVRERLDSVVPGEWDLTLTPLPSLVADDSSEATCSFKARLQVLGVVREDVGMGRDYKQAATDAFKRAAVRFGIAHQLYAYGVNWVELDGDGRSAKPLEDPAVVHARRLGGTTLRVAEGNGSAATQSGLSTQARPTLALDEEQCPKCGGRMWDNRLTKRNPRAPDFKCRDRSCDGVVWPSKPSEQKPAEAASRDAKKSKEPSADWPPLNGAPLVPDTELPF
- a CDS encoding MBL fold metallo-hydrolase; its protein translation is MNLRLGVCKLVLTSRRPAIQCRASRVAMLLAGIALSSVSAAAQPDPSQVTIKVTPVAAGIYMLDGGGAGGNIAISVGNDDVFMIDDQYAPLTAKIRAAIATVSPKPVRFLLNTHWHGDHVGGNENMAGAGAIIVAHDNTRKRMTKEQFIAAFNMKVPPSPAAALPIVTFSESMSLYLNGDSVRAVHFRSAHTDGDVVVTFEKADVVHMGDIFFNGFYPLVDLGSGGSVDGIIAAVDQVLSRTTARTKFIPGHGPLGTRADLVSYRNAVKGVRDRVAALIARRRTLAQVVAAKPSAAYDSKWGGGFLKPDQFVTILYSDLSRRRR
- a CDS encoding signal peptidase II; its protein translation is MTDLFFSAAAFLCLDQWSKRVVEVHVADRSIEWRLGLRLRRVSSARTFYKRQLVPGFLALVWLAALGSALLLYGSGQGFQSRAALIALGAAFGGAAGNLLDILRFRAISDFIDFRWWPAFNLADALIIGGLLVAFSLP
- a CDS encoding PP2C family serine/threonine-protein phosphatase, whose protein sequence is MKKVQTDSTDFPDCLRAGAKDEKRLSHVRPSNQDNFLIVDIHRSVEIRHSSLSPDALANRFGSADAHLFVVADGVGGGPGGDQASEGAIAALLKYVSETVGCFNRLEASKEHDLFERLEETVRSVDQNLREEHAGKRGPAPATTLTMVLLIWPRAYLIHVGDSRAYVRRRGRLQQLTRDQTIGEYMISMGAWTEEQVARARPAAALSSAIGGTELHPVVGLVDLEPGDSMMLCTDGLTKHVSSERIETLMEQSGNAEAVARQLVDEALSGGGSDNVAVIVVRARP